The following are from one region of the Diceros bicornis minor isolate mBicDic1 chromosome 37, mDicBic1.mat.cur, whole genome shotgun sequence genome:
- the IGFBP5 gene encoding insulin-like growth factor-binding protein 5 — protein MVLTAVLLLLAACAGPAQGLGSFVHCEPCDEKALSMCPPSPLGCELVKEPGCGCCMTCALAEGQSCGVYTERCAQGLRCLPRQDEEKPLHALLHGRGVCLNEKSYREQVKIERDSREHEEPTTSEMAEETYSPKIFRPKHTRISDLKAEAVKKDRRKKLTQSKFVGGAENTAHPRVISAPEMRQESEQGPCRRHMEAALQELKASPRMVPRAVYLPNCDRKGFYKRKQCKPSRGRKRGICWCVDKYGMKLPGMEYVDGDFQCHTFDSSNVE, from the exons ATGGTGCTCACCGCGGTCCTCCTGCTGCTGGCCGCCTgtgcggggccggcccagggcctGGGCTCCTTCGTGCATTGCGAGCCCTGCGACGAGAAAGCCCTCTCCATGTGCCCCCCCAGCCCCCTGGGCTGCGAGCTGGTCAAGGAGCCGGGCTGCGGCTGCTGCATGACCTGCGCCCTGGCCGAGGGGCAGTCGTGCGGCGTCTACACCGAGCGCTGCGCCCAGGGGCTGCGCTGCCTCCCCCGGCAGGACGAGGAGAAGCCGCTGCACGCCCTCCTGCACGGCCGCGGGGTTTGCCTCAACGAAAAGAGCTACCGCGAGCAAGTGAAGATCG AGAGAGACTCTCGCGAGCATGAGGAGCCCACCACCTCCGAGATGGCAGAGGAGACCTACTCCCCCAAGATCTTCCGGCCCAAGCACACCCGCATCTCCGACCTGAAGGCTGAGGCAGTGAAGAAGGACCGCAGAAAGAAGCTGACCCAGTCCAAGTTCGTGGGGGGAGCCGAGAACACTGCCCACCCCCGTGTCATCTCAGCACCTGAGATGAGACAGGAATCTGAGCAG GGCCCCTGCCGCAGACACATGGAGGCTGCCCTGCAGGAGCTGAAAGCCAGCCCGCGCATGGTGCCCCGGGCCGTGTACCTGCCCAACTGCGACCGCAAAGGATTCTACAAGAGAAAGCAG TGCAAGCCCTCCCGTGGCCGCAAACGTGGCATCTGCTGGTGCGTGGACAAGTACGGGATGAAGCTGCCGGGCATGGAGTATGTCGACGGGGACTTTCAATGCCACACCTTCGACAGCAGCAACGTTGAGTGA